A stretch of Mycobacterium sp. ITM-2016-00316 DNA encodes these proteins:
- a CDS encoding oxidoreductase: protein MSAKVALVTGGSSGIGAETATALNKVGFTVYAAARRTAHMAALNASGIKTISLDITDDASVTAAVAQIIDVEGRIDVLINNAGYGSYGALEDTPLSEAQAQFDVNVFGLARLTQLVLPHMRAQGSGTIVNVSSMGGRLATPLGCWYHASKYAVEGLSDALRLEAEPLGIHVVLVEPGSIRTDWGAIAADKLITTSGSGPYERQATAVADRLRASSQPGASLTSPPTVIAKAITRACTARRPKTRYVVGAGARPLIALSRLLPDRTFDALMRRAVNMPT from the coding sequence ATGTCAGCGAAAGTGGCGCTTGTAACGGGGGGTTCCTCGGGAATCGGCGCAGAAACGGCCACCGCCTTGAACAAGGTCGGCTTCACTGTCTATGCCGCCGCCCGACGCACCGCACATATGGCGGCGCTGAATGCCTCCGGCATCAAGACAATTTCCCTTGACATCACCGATGACGCCTCCGTCACTGCGGCCGTTGCGCAGATCATCGATGTCGAGGGTCGGATCGACGTACTGATCAACAACGCCGGATACGGCTCGTATGGAGCCCTCGAGGACACCCCGCTGTCCGAAGCGCAGGCCCAGTTCGATGTCAATGTGTTCGGCCTGGCTCGCCTCACCCAGCTTGTGTTGCCGCACATGCGCGCCCAGGGCAGCGGCACCATCGTCAATGTCAGCTCCATGGGTGGCCGCCTCGCGACGCCACTGGGCTGCTGGTACCACGCCAGCAAGTACGCCGTCGAAGGACTCAGCGACGCCTTGCGGCTCGAGGCGGAACCGTTGGGCATCCACGTCGTCCTCGTCGAACCGGGCTCCATCCGAACCGACTGGGGCGCCATCGCCGCAGACAAGCTCATCACCACGTCGGGTTCGGGACCCTACGAACGTCAAGCCACCGCCGTCGCGGACCGACTTCGAGCCAGCTCGCAACCCGGCGCGAGCTTGACCTCGCCACCCACCGTCATTGCCAAGGCAATCACCCGGGCATGCACGGCCCGACGTCCCAAGACCCGCTATGTCGTCGGGGCGGGGGCCCGGCCCTTGATTGCGTTGAGCCGCCTCCTGCCCGACCGAACGTTCGACGCACTCATGCGCCGCGCCGTGAACATGCCGACGTGA
- a CDS encoding ATP-dependent DNA ligase: MDLPVVPPVSPMLSKSVQEIPPGASYEPKWDGFRSILFRDGDEVELGSRNVRPLTRYFPELVDAARAELPARCVIDGEIVIATGSGLDFEALQLRLHPAASRAAKLAAETPAAFIAFDLLALGDIDYTSRPFLERRAALVEALHGCGPAFHVTPATTDPGTAQRWFSEFEGAGLDGVIAKPLDGTYQPDKRAMFKIKHARTADCVVAGYRLHKSGDDAVGSLMLGLYADDGSLASVGVIGAFTMARRRELFTELQQLLTTFDDHPWNWAAHVVADPSMRRTTNSRWNPDKSLSFVPLRPERVVEVRYDHMEGTRFRHTAQFNRWRPDRDPRSCTYAQLERPVTFRLGDIIGGLGPQND, translated from the coding sequence GTGGACCTGCCCGTCGTGCCCCCGGTGTCACCGATGCTGTCGAAGTCGGTCCAGGAGATCCCGCCGGGCGCGTCCTACGAACCGAAATGGGATGGCTTTCGCTCGATCCTTTTCCGCGACGGCGACGAGGTCGAGCTGGGCAGCCGCAACGTCCGGCCGCTGACCCGGTACTTCCCCGAGCTGGTGGACGCGGCCCGCGCAGAACTCCCCGCCCGCTGCGTCATCGATGGCGAGATCGTGATCGCGACCGGCAGCGGGCTCGATTTCGAGGCGCTGCAACTGCGTCTGCATCCGGCGGCATCGCGGGCGGCGAAACTGGCGGCCGAGACACCGGCCGCCTTCATCGCCTTCGATCTGCTCGCGCTCGGCGACATCGACTACACCTCGCGACCGTTCCTGGAGCGCCGGGCGGCACTCGTCGAGGCGCTGCACGGATGCGGCCCCGCCTTCCACGTCACCCCGGCGACCACGGATCCCGGCACCGCGCAGCGATGGTTCTCCGAATTCGAGGGTGCCGGGCTGGACGGGGTGATCGCCAAACCGCTCGATGGCACCTACCAGCCGGACAAGCGGGCAATGTTCAAGATCAAGCATGCGCGCACCGCCGACTGCGTGGTGGCCGGCTACCGGCTGCACAAGTCCGGCGACGATGCAGTCGGATCGCTCATGCTCGGGCTCTACGCCGACGACGGGTCGCTGGCCTCGGTCGGCGTCATCGGCGCGTTCACGATGGCTCGTCGCCGCGAACTCTTCACCGAATTACAGCAACTGCTAACGACTTTCGACGACCATCCATGGAACTGGGCGGCGCATGTGGTGGCCGATCCATCGATGCGCCGCACCACCAATTCGCGATGGAACCCCGACAAGAGCCTGTCCTTCGTGCCGTTGCGCCCGGAGCGCGTGGTCGAGGTCCGCTATGACCACATGGAGGGGACGCGCTTCAGGCACACCGCCCAGTTCAACCGGTGGCGCCCCGATCGCGATCCGCGCTCGTGCACATACGCCCAACTCGAACGGCCGGTGACGTTCCGGCTCGGCGACATCATCGGCGGCCTCGGCCCGCAGAACGATTGA